From the Coffea eugenioides isolate CCC68of chromosome 1, Ceug_1.0, whole genome shotgun sequence genome, the window TTAACATGTACATCTCCAATGTTCTAAACCCGATTTCTAACATTCTAAACAAGTACTCAAAACATGGTTTTTAGTTGCACATATTGGCTTTGAACTTAAccattttttatcattttcttttacaaattaTGCGTGCACCTTGCCTATATGACTTACTATACTTTTCATacctttttcctttgatatagaAATATAAGTTATGCAGCTTGCACTCGTGTATGATTGGCTTTTTGTAGACAATATTTGACTACAGATTTCGAGAGTGGCCAAGGTGCCGGCCCTGAACTGAATTTGATAAAATGTGACTTGTTTaaggtgagtgtttcttgccAGTTTGTGTATTAAATGACTGTGTACTTGTTGTGAATATTCGATTGAGTGTTAAATGTCTTCCAATGcctgttaaatggattttcaatggtcgagtgtgtactttattgcacttggCCTAAGTgaaagtgaattttcaaatgattaaCGGATTGAgcattacttgtgcatgaatgtaagatATGTGGGTTGTATGGTACCGcattggctgaattgggcccttacccttcgttgccagtcgactcaaGCCAGAAATGGACTCGATCGGGTgactggtgaccctgggataatgtttggtatactcgagtatgaccacgaaggttggtggagaactggccagtgaattggctagtgtcaggaaatgaaatcaatgaatgaatgtcaagaacactaaaggagttttcatttgcaaatgttttctaatattggagggataaggaaacGGTTGgcaaatgaatgaacgaatggctccatgtgagcatgtatccttttaatgagtgtgttctcATTGCTTTTATATAGTGAATGTTTTCTCGATTAATCGTTATTAAATGACTAATATCCTTGTTTCAATTGCTTGATTATGTGtatgggaacctcactgagctttaactCATCCCTCTATTCCGttacatttgttttccttacagggtttgAGAGTAAGGACGAGTGACTAGAGGAAGACTATAACTTTTGTTGTGTAATAGTGATAGTATTAGTTGTTGGTTGGATCCTGAACTTTTTGTACTTAACCTTGAGGATTGTATATCTGtgttaatgttttttttttctttggttgCCTGCCACGGTATCCAGGGCTTTGCCCTGACTAATCCGTTGGTCGACCCGGGTCACACGCCTGGCTATGGTGGGTGAGTCTCCCAACAAGGGTAGCTGCATACGCCAGGTTTCGAACCCGAGACCTGCTTAAGCGGAACCAAGCTGCTAATGTTTGTATATATGTTAAATTTGATTGGCACGTCTTTACTTGCTCTTGAGAGTTGATTGAGTGAGTtagtgagtcctgacgaaagttgggtaggcggtccgccaaacccttggtacgccctaggggggaggtggggtcgtcacagtaaTGGGGTGAATGATTTTAATATGGGACtaatcaaattcttcaaatttattttctttaattatgGAAGGAAAAAGAGGTTAATGTCTGAATATAAACAATAAAGGATTTATTAAACACTCATTTGAAGTgggaaaattttaaatttgaattggcACAGGATTAGTTGTATATCACTATTCAAACTTTTTAATTgaatttatgtattaaaataaattaaaaatccagaaaaaagtATTGAAGATTTGAAAGGCATCCAGGAGGCTTCTACTAAAACCTccctgcaatacatatagatctAGATATAACTCGAAATTCTTAGTGCTAAGTGAAAAGGTCTTAGAAATTATTTCTAAGCATTTCTTCATTAGAGTTATATTTTTGTTCAAGAAATGAATACTAATCACATAATGGAATAAGCACAATTTATTCCAAAATTAATGTGAAAtaaaaatggtaaaaggatattAGTTACATGATAAACATTCATTGAAAGGTGATGTCGTTCACTTAACTTTTCTCATTATTAGGTGGTTATGATATATTGTTAGATGCCAATTTTGATCTATGAGAATGAGTCGATTGATTAGTGGAATCAAttataaattaaaagaaattttaatttatctaaTTCTTAATAATTAAGAATTATAACTCATACTTATCGCCAATATATATCAGAGTCTAATGGTTCACACACATTAAGAAACATTAAGAACTTCTTTAACtggattaaaaaaatttcaagtaGGGACTTGAAATATAAACTTTTATAACTTATAGTTTAATTTGTGATATAAATTAATCGAGATACTTATGGTGCAAATAAgattaaatcttccaaaaacaaggATGATGTTAGAATAAGATAACTAAATCCTATTGAAACTAGTTTCAGGTTCAGGTTTACTATAAGGATATAAGCACCTAATTTGTCGATAAATACTCATTTTTGCTTGTTAGCAAGACTAATTGACACACAAATTATACTTTctagaaaaatcaaaatattgaCAAAAAAATACCCAAAATTCGTCCAAAAAAACAAGGATAAAATCAGTCTCTGGTGGTTACGTGAtctttttgtcttcctcttcgTTGAAGATTGCTACATGGATCTTTTCGTCTTTGTTTATGGGAATAATTGCATAAActtcccttgaggtttctaataaTTGCACTTGGCTCCCCTagtgtttcaaaaattacacctacctcccttgtccatttaaaatgataatactAACCTTAATATTTCTAATAAAACTCTCTTGTTACCATGTTTGTGCAAAGGAtggattttataatttttttacgtttttcattcttattcatttctcttatatttcattAGAAGTATAGAAGAGCTATTAATGTTGTCCCCAATATCTATCCAAATTAAACATTAAACTAGTAATATAGTTTGATAACTTTTTAtatcatccaattttttttgTAGCTCTTTTTATTGGTATCAAAATCAAGATAAGTCAACAATGATTAAAACAAATAGAACAAAatcactactaaattatgatagtTCCATCAACAAACtagtctttttttattttttatttttttcatcaaCAAACTAGTCCATaaacttttatttaaaaaaagtccataaactttaaaagaaacaaattagcTCTTTTTTCTCTATCTTAAAATGAATTTATATTCCCAAATAAAGTACTATGAAAAATACTCTATTATAGCAAAAGATTTATTGTTATAGTTGATTATCAAATAACAAATATTGACATGAAAAATTTGACATTCTTTTTGTTTAGAAGAACAAATTGAACTTTGCAAGATAAGGATATTTGAGGgcattcattaaattttttactcTATTTTAAAGTTTGGTTATCAAAGTGTCAAATCAAGGGaagtaagtgtaatttttaaaacgtcaagagaaataaatgaaatagtaagaaaactcaagggaggtttctgaaattgtCCCTTTTCTATGCCAAATCTCTGACAGGTTTAAGCACGCTATCAATAATGTTTGAGGTGAGATTGCTACATGGATGTCTGGGGGGGTGATCTCTCCATTTCAGTGGGTGTCTGGGGGGTCTTTACTTCTTAGCAGCGGGGCACCCCTGTGGGgtttctatcccacatcggttcGGGGGGGTTTGGGGTTTGGGTTTATTAAGGTCTGCGGGAGCTttcaaaagttgccggcttttgaagGTTTCTCGCAGGTCAACTTTAGTAACGAAAAAGTCTGAGTTTCTCAGTCATCGGAAAAAGAGATTGCTACATGGATCTCTTTGTCTTCCTCTACGTCAAATCTTTAACAGGATTGAGCAGATCATCAATGTTCAAGGTaatttttttgagctgtttAAGATAAtctttttaaattaattttatgtCATATGTATTTAATCAAAGGATGATCTATTAagcaattaaaaattttaaatctttGGCTATGCATACTTGTGTAATTCCTCGTACTTGTGAGGCTTCAAATCCACAGgttaattttcttctttttttcgagACGATAACTATTGTATAATCTATTCTATCCTAAACTAGAGGGGAGGAAAGTCTAAAGAGACTTATGTTAGAGACTAGCAAATATACAGATTTTATTAGATCAAAGGGATGTTTTAGCATCACTCTTGAATTTTTTTCGTTGCAGGTGGGATTTGAACCCCCACCTATAACCCATCACAGATGTTTTAGCATCACTCTTGACTTAAGTCCCACTTGATGGCCTGAGCCAAGGTAAGTGGTTTCCAAATCCACCGGTTAATTAGGAGCATGGGTAGCTTTTACGTTTAGCTAAATCAAACCAAATCATAAGGGGCGTCTCAAACATCATTCATCAGTGGTCCATGTGCAGAAAATTCGTCAGATCGTGGGATTGATCATCCAATAAAATGCAGACCATCCTAATTACAATTTTAAGAAGCTTACTATAAACATCAATTTATGTAATTTCAATCACGTTCGAATCGGTGCGAGCAGTTGGATGTCCATTTTTGTCCCCCTCTACATAGCGATCAACTTTTTTCTACCACAAACTCCAATTTTTTCCATCAAAATTTAATGAACTCTCCTACTCCCTTGGCCCCCATCTCCACCCCAACCATACCTCTATCTCCTCCTCCCTCTCTTCCAAGCCCCAAACAGAACATAGCTCAGAAAGACTTGTATCAAGAATAGGAATTTCCATGGCTTTTATCCGATTCTCTTTCAACATCCCCATGAACAAGAGCCATGAACCTCAATGGCCATCCGCCACATGGAAAACTATAGAAACAAGCAACCTTTTCTTCTTAAAACAAAGTTTTTCCCgaaaaaaatcaattagaaaACTCATCAAATGTGCTTCAGTTTCAAGCTTGACATCAGAAGTCAAAGAAGCACAAGAATATGCACAAGACAGTAGAACCTTCAATCAAGTCTGGAGAGAAATTCAAGGGTGCTACCACTGGGAAGGCCTACTAGACCCCATGAATTCTCATCTTCGCCAAGAAATTATTCGGTGTGGTGAATTTGCACAAGCATGTTATGATTCATTCGACTTTGATCCTCACTCAAAGTATTGTGGCACGTGCAAGTACCAACCTGCAGATTTCTTTGATAAGCTAGACATGGCTGACAGAGGCTATCAAATGAGAAGATACTTGTATGCAACTTCAAACATagatttaccaaaatttttccagaaatccaACATGAGCAGTATTTGGAGTCAACATGCAAACTGGATGGGCTATGTTGCAGTTACAGTGGATGAAGATGAGATCAAAAGGCTCGGGCGCCGTGATATTCTTATTTCATGGAGAGGCACAGTGACATACCTCGAATGGATTCATGATCTCAAGGACTTCTTACATCCAGCTCATTTCCGCGATGATCCATCAATAAAAATCGAGTCAGGGTTCTTCGATCTATACACCACCAAAGAGAATACGTGCAAGTATTGCTCGTTTTCAGCTCGTGAGCAAGTACTAGCTGAAGTGAACAGACTTATACAGAGATACGAAGGGGAAGAATTAAGCATCACAATAACAGGACATAGTCTTGGAGCAGCTCTGGCTTTGTTGAGCGCATATGATATTTCCGAGATGAAATTAAACATCACAAAAACAGGTACTAAGAAAATCCCAATTACAGTTTTCTCCTTTGCAGGTCCGAGAGTTGGAAATCTCAGGTTCAAAGAAAGATGTGATGAACTCGGCGTTAAGGTCTTGAGAATTGTCAATGTCCATGATAAAGTTCCAACAGTTCCTGGAATTATTACAAATGAGAAGTTTCAATACCAAAAGTATATTGAAGAAGTTATATCATTTCCTTGGAGTTATGCTCATGTTGGAGTGGAGTTGGCATTGGACCATACTCATTCACCATTTCTGAAGGCCAATAGTGATCTTGGATGTGCACATAATCTTGAGGCTCATTTACACTTGGTTGATGGATTTCATGGCAGAGGTAGGCCGTTTAGATTGGTCACAAAAAGGGATATTGCACTTGTGAACAAGGATTCTGATTTCTTGAAGAGAGATTATGGGGTGCCACCAAAATGGAGGCAAGATGAGAACAAAGGGATGGTGAGGAATAGTGATGGACGATGGGTGCTGCCAGAGAGACCAAGAGTGGAAGCCCATCCTGCTGACACTGCACACCACTTTGAACAAGTGCTCAAATATGCTAGGTCTGGATTTGAATTACTTTAATAGCAGATCATAATTGTGAATTAGCATTTTCATGAACTTAGTctaattttaagaaataattgtaaagaaaaggaaaaggaagagagagagagagaagttgGTTGTGACCGTATTATAATGGCGAAGTGTACGAACTTATCATGTAGTACGTGAGAAtcaaatgaaaatgagaaataGGTGatataaaaagcaaaaatgcatttttctgcaagttaaaaaattaataggcgattatttgaaataattactgtagcattttttataatatgatgtatgtgagataaaaagatagttGGAAATTGTGATTATGATGTAAGtagaataaaatttgaaattttttttttcaaatcttctTATGGAAACAAACTCTGGTAATCACCAAAACACAAGGGCAGACCGATTCCTCTTGTCTTGTGTTTTTTATTTACTCTAGTCCTTATGAGTTCTTCCTTAGGGTTCCTCATGGTAACTCTTCCGAAAGATTATTTGAGATTAAGGTATACAATAGGAGAAAAAATTACCTTTAAAATCATGTTTTATAATCTCAATATAGCAACTAAAGCACATTTTTAGACGCTAATATTGTTTACAACATATATTTTTGCAATGAAGTACATTTTGGATGTTGAAAGGACAATTCAACAATCAATTTTATCTGGTCAATAATTTGTATGTCATTGATTCCAGTTTTTGTTTTAGTACATGCTCATGATTGTCGATGCTTATGTGCTTGCAAAAAATAGTAGAAAAATTATCAACTTCTAGAAGTGAATAAGATCTCGATCAAAGTCAAGTTACAACAAGATGTAAAGTGAATATACGGTGATGAACACAGTGACAGTTCTAGGCGTTGGATGCTAATTATGGACAATAATGAGTTCAAGTGCTAAGTTAGAAAGATCAAAAAACATGTTTAATTCGTTAATTACGCAATATTTTTTTTCATGTATTATTTCTAGTATGGGTGGGCAACATGTAGACATAATTTGTAACTTCACCTACCACGTTTAACACCCGCATGTGAGGAATTATCCAGTCCACAGATGAAGGTTGGAGGATTGGGGGGCCGCGGGTGGTGGTAGTTGGGAGGGCTAATGATGTTTGTTTATTGGAGTGTGTTGTAGTGTACTTGTAGGGTTTTTATCTTTATTGCTGTGTACGTGCATTCGCAAATGATATTTGTAACATAAGTCAATGCAGACACACTCAAATTTTCTAAATGATTAGCCATTGGAATCAGCTCAAGATACTATTTTTGACAGTTTATGTAAGATAATATATTATAACGATTTAAtgtaaattagtttaaaatttattaaaaaatatgtcCATAAAAGATGTAATAATTTGAGCAAATCTTCTATATACtgacaatgtatatattattacGATTAGATGTCAACAcatgaacaaaatttaaatttaaattcagatGAATTTTTATACATTTAATggtaatagtgtatacattgttagtatataaaagattaatccttacCATTTTTCCTTAGAAAATTGCAAACCAAACAAGGCTAACTGTCAAAGGACAAAGTCCATGTTTACTATCAATCTCATTTGAAACGACAATAAAACTATAACAGCTGCAATGGGATAATTCTGATTCATAAAGATGTCCCGATCGAGCCAAAAAATATCAATGTGATGTAAAATAAAAGGTCAAAGTCTTTTTCTTCACTTAGATTAATTGGCTTCATCTGGACTCTTCTACATTGAAGAATAACCCATCGTTCACTGGTACTATTTTCTTATATATTTAAGTTGTTTGGGATCAGGCGCAACTATTTTAAATATGTAGAACTAACAATTTAGTGATAACCAGGCTATATCCATGCTACAAACCACTCATAATTacaaaaagagaggaaaaaaggaaaaaattcaagaatttcattTGTGGAACACAAGTAAAATAAGGAAATAACATGTCCTTAAACCTCAAACCCTACAACTAAAAAACAACTTAGCTATTACTCTAAATAACTAGAAATGATTAGAAAATTGGCTACTTCCCACTCAAAAAAGTATTTgtataaaagaaattaaaccaatttcctaATTTCTAAATCTTATATTAAACAACAAACTAATGAAACGATTGATCAATTTGCATTTAACCATCAATTATCTTGGTGACAAATCACATGTTTTGAACCaatatagttttgttttcaCTTGGTAATTTAATCAATAAATGAGCATATGTAGCTAACAGAGTCCAACTTTTAGTAGACTTTTATCTTGCGCTCCGCTCCAAATTCGCTTAGGTAATCAAATGGTGTAAATTACTACTTTCCTTCTAACAAGACATCCGTCATGTTTGATTCAAGACTCAACctgcagccaaaaaaaaaaaaactttggaaTTTAGCTGGTTCAAGAAAATTCGGTTGCTTCGCTTTTTTGGGACATTGACTACATGAATTTGACTATCTAGCATTTTGATTTTCACCGATCCAATACCTTGACTTCACAAGTAAATTCGTCGCCCGAGAGTGCAAAACATGCCTTGTTGCCTGAAGTGCATCAAAATAGTCTAATCCGAAACAAACATGAGAAGAAcaactaaaatataaaatctaACCACTTTGTTGATAGTTGATTAGAACCCTAATGGAGCTCTAGTACCAATTTGTTGTGGATTTAGCATAGCTATTTGAGaactttagagcaatgttttgaaaattgaaTTAGATCGGCCGGTTTGATAGGTCGAACCGCAAAACGACCATGCCTCTTATCTAATTCAAAGATTCAATGAAACCGATCAAACCCAATCAAGTTCCAGTTGAACCTATAAAAACTGGGATGTATAGTCCAATTtcactaaatttttatttttaaaacaaatattttagttttatttaaatattttaataattaaatgaataattaatgattaaaactttGAATCCGAGTTGAGCTGGTTGCTTCAATTGAACCATGAACCAGAAGCTCTTCTAGTTCATTCTTTGATCTTGGTTTAAAAATATTGCTTTAGGGTTGACAATTTTACGAAAATAAGAACTAGTATGAAACACGAGTGACACATAAGTTGTGGTTTACATCCACCAAGAGAACCactgttgaccttggttgatcaatccttggttttgatgattaacaaaccaaaatgtagatttggtctaatgtttttatgtgagaaatttgttagaatcaggttcaatggtgtcaaggaaagaaaaccaaccaaatgaagaagcaaaatcaggtcactcatgtcggacggccaaaaggaacctatcggacgtccgaaaggatgaagaacatcaagaaggaaactctgtcggacgctcgtgaggaagcatcggacgtccggaaggatcggacgcacgcctcggacgcacatcgatcgcatcggacgtccgagaaatttcgcaaagatttgatgactctctgcctacgttcggacgcagggttcggacgtccgacaggtggttcggacgtccgacaggcacctgtcggacgtccgacagaccaacggctagttttgacagcatttaatatttgaccgttggagagccttttggagccatttctcaccttctataaaaaccccaaagcacaagaagacaagggacttttgccaacacaaaatacaagcttacaagtgagatttttgagtagaaagattctttgttggttgtataaggggttgggaaagttgggttgtgaggttgctcaagtgaaaaccttggtgaaggtgaacctatcacttggagtggtaaaaccttagtgaaggttgcctcatttgtataaaatagttcttaattgggtgagtgatctttcaagtgtaggttgttgagggttaactagaatagttgtaaaactccttggctcaaccaaagagtatttggggtgaggaaggagtgagccttcacttgtacatcttggttagcatcgccatcaattgaagaagctatttggtggattcaactccaagtttggaagaagtttgggtgtttgattggtttgaatttctcttactttattgttactctatttttgtgctttaaaattgcttatattctttgtcattatatttacttgactacttgtctggttgagtattttggttgtatttggttgcatcggagcttacaattggtatcagagcttggtctcttttgatcaagcttaaccgcttagagtaaagatcatggcaaccataaaagtttcttttttagaagggcaatctattgatagaccacctatgtttaatggttctcattttagcacgtggaaacaaagaatgatgattttcttacaatctgtttacattgaattatggtatgtggtagaagatggtccttatgaagctagaatagttgaTTCTATcaccaatttgagtagattaaagactagacaagaattgaatgaaaaagacaagagatacctttctttgaatgccaaggccatgtgtatattgtacaatgcattagatgtaaatgaatctagtaggattaaaggttgtaaatcagctaaagatatttgggataaattgtgtgtatttcatgaaggtaattaagatattaaagaacaaaagaaatctttacttgtttctcaatatgaatttttcaaaatgcatcctcttgaaaatgttgataagatgtgtagtagattttgtgacattattgaagatcttaaattgcttggaaaagaatattctttgggtgagaaaaatagaaagattttgaatgccttgccaaaagaatgggaaaacaaaataaatgctatagaagaggcaaaggatttaaattctatgtccattgaatctcttgtggataccctaacctcttatgaattaaagctgaaattcaaagtgcaagaggaagaaaatgcaagaatgtataagagaggcatagcttttaaagcatctcaagtgggggataacccatccttcatgggtaatgaaatcatggaagtggacaatgatataactcctcacatcaaaagtttcaagaagatcttcaacaagagatgttcaagaggagattgcaaaattacatgggatgaatgcaattcaaaaagagaaaaagaagagttggcccaaatagcactaatggccgttggagaagatgaggtaagttcttatcactcttcttgtgatgaagataatgaagatgatgatgtgaaaactcttatgattaaaatgcataaaagtttgaaaaaatcttatgctaaaaataaagatttgaaaacaaaaataaatgatttgttggaagaaaactccaaactttttcaagaaaacaaatgtttgagaatggaaaatgatgatttaaaaaatcaaaaaggtgtttttgattgcaaaaataatttgaaaaggaagttggaagagaaaacaaagttttatgaaaaaatgttggaggaacaaaatttgttaaagaaaagaattaatgacttgaacgaggttctccaaaatgaaaaataaaagttttctcaaacaaaagaaagcaaatcttttcaaggcacaaataagtttgctaagaaaattagttgcattaaatccacttatgtgcaaaatacttctatcatgtgtcacttttgttgccaatttggacatatgcaaaatgattgctatgtaaagaaaaatatgagaaaaggtatgaaatccatgtggattgctagatcatgttgtaataactcccaaggaccctattatggtcttgacttgaaaaataaagggggagtttgctttttgattgatgccaaaagggggagtaggatttattgaaatttctttgcatgttggcactttctaagggggagctttatttgaacttatttgataaaagaaatcttcattttgtttgtcatcatcaaaaagggggagattgttgaccttggtcgatcaatccttggttttgatgattaacaaaccaaaatgtagatttggtctaatgtttttatgtgagaaatttgttagaatcaggttcaatggtgtcaaggaaagaaaaccaaccaaatgaagaagcaaaatcaggtcactcatgtcggacggccaaaaggaacctatcggacgtccgaaaggatgaagaacatcaagaaggaaactctgtcggacgctcgtgaggaagcatcggacgtccggaaggatcggacgcacgcctcggacgcacatcgatcgcatcggacgtccgagaaatttcgcaaagatttgatgactctctgcctacgttcggacgcagggttcggacgtccgacaggtggttcggacgtccgacaggcacctgtcggacgtccgacagaccaacggctagttttgacagcatttaatatttgaccgttggagagccttttggagccatttctcaccttctataaaaaccccaaagcacaagaagacaagggacttttgccaacacaaaatacaagcttacaagtgagatttttgagtagaaagattctttgttggttgtataaggggttgggaaagttgggttgtgaggttgctcaagtgaaaaccttggtgaaggtgaacctatcacttggagtggtaaaaccttagtgaaggttgcctcatttgtataaaatagttcttaattgggtgagtgatctttcaagtgtaggttgttgagggttaactagaatagttgtaaaactccttggctcaaccaaagagtatttggggtgaggaaggagtgagccttcacttgtacatcttggttagcatcgccatcaattgaagaagctatttggtggattcaactccaagtttggaagaagtttgggtgtttgattggtttgaatttctcttactttattgttactctatttttgtgctttaaaattgcttatattctttgtcattatatttacttgactacttgtctggttgagtattttggttgtatttggttgcatcggGGCTTACAACCACTTCTTACTATGAgagttaaaaaagaaaaatcgaGTACCACGTGTATCCCTTGTTTAAGTCGTGTATCACCCCTATCCCCCACCAAGAGCTTTCTTACTCCTCTGTGCTTGGGTAAATTTGTAGAACGTAAATCCACTAATTTGTAGGGTACATTATTTACTTGGTCCACAGAAGTAAATTAAGGAAATAACTTGTGCTAAACCTAAACCCTACAATTAGGAAATAATTTGGCCACTGCTACGAGTAACGAGAAACAATTAGGGAATTGGTAACCTACCACACAAAGAAGAACTTGcctaaaaggaaaataaatcaattttccaacaaaatttttaatatgatgaatttgagaaaattaatcATCTAGATTTCTACTACGTTTAGTTTATGACTCTTTTTCTTGTTTGTCAATCATCATTAATCTAGTTACCAAGAACTAATGTTTTCCAATCCAATGATcacatttcattcaaattaacCACGATTGAAGCTTCGAAAGTTTGATGCATTAGATTTTACTATAGCGTTTAAATTACTTTTCTCAAACAAGCAAAAGCTTTGTTGCACTAGTAGGTGTAAATACATACTactcatataaaaaaaaaaatttcaaatttatatagagGTTAGGTGTCATGTATTTAGGTCCACTTATACAACAAAATATTCACACTGCCGGTATCGAAT encodes:
- the LOC113776658 gene encoding phospholipase A1-Igamma3, chloroplastic-like; translated protein: MAFIRFSFNIPMNKSHEPQWPSATWKTIETSNLFFLKQSFSRKKSIRKLIKCASVSSLTSEVKEAQEYAQDSRTFNQVWREIQGCYHWEGLLDPMNSHLRQEIIRCGEFAQACYDSFDFDPHSKYCGTCKYQPADFFDKLDMADRGYQMRRYLYATSNIDLPKFFQKSNMSSIWSQHANWMGYVAVTVDEDEIKRLGRRDILISWRGTVTYLEWIHDLKDFLHPAHFRDDPSIKIESGFFDLYTTKENTCKYCSFSAREQVLAEVNRLIQRYEGEELSITITGHSLGAALALLSAYDISEMKLNITKTGTKKIPITVFSFAGPRVGNLRFKERCDELGVKVLRIVNVHDKVPTVPGIITNEKFQYQKYIEEVISFPWSYAHVGVELALDHTHSPFLKANSDLGCAHNLEAHLHLVDGFHGRGRPFRLVTKRDIALVNKDSDFLKRDYGVPPKWRQDENKGMVRNSDGRWVLPERPRVEAHPADTAHHFEQVLKYARSGFELL